The proteins below come from a single Serratia fonticola genomic window:
- the mmuP gene encoding S-methylmethionine permease: MQPAAEGQFKRTMKARHLVMLSLGGVIGTGLFFNTGYIISTTGALGTLLAYLIGAVVVYLVMLCLGELAVAMPETGAFHVYAARYLGPATGYTVAWLYWLTWTVALGSSLTAAGFCMQYWFPQSPVWLWCLIFCLAIFLLNVITTRFFAESEFWFSLIKVITILAFIVLGGAAMFGLIPMKDGTPAPFLSNLTSSGWLPNGTLPILMTMVAVNFAFSGTELIGIAAGETENPEKVVPWAIRTTVVRLMVFFIGTVFILAALIPMEQAGIVKSPFVLVFERIGVPYAADIFNFVILTAILSAANSGLYASGRMLWSLANQRTMPAYFSRVNARGIPMNALTFSMLGGVLALLTSVIAPDTVFVALSAISGFAVVAVWLSICAAHYVFRRRYLLSGQPIEGLKYRAPGYPLTPIVGFALCLLACIGLAFDPEQRVALYCGLPFVAICYLAYYLTRRSGQKNLLNTGEEHVG; the protein is encoded by the coding sequence ATGCAACCTGCCGCTGAAGGTCAATTCAAACGCACCATGAAAGCCCGGCATTTGGTGATGCTGTCGCTGGGCGGCGTGATCGGTACCGGTCTGTTTTTCAACACCGGCTATATCATCTCCACGACCGGTGCTCTAGGCACCCTGCTGGCCTATTTGATTGGCGCTGTCGTGGTCTATCTGGTCATGCTGTGTCTGGGGGAACTTGCCGTCGCCATGCCGGAAACCGGCGCATTTCACGTCTATGCGGCACGCTATCTTGGCCCGGCTACCGGCTATACCGTTGCCTGGTTGTACTGGCTGACCTGGACCGTCGCGTTGGGTTCGAGCCTGACCGCCGCCGGTTTCTGTATGCAATACTGGTTTCCACAATCACCGGTCTGGTTGTGGTGCCTGATTTTCTGTCTGGCCATTTTTCTGCTCAATGTCATTACCACCCGCTTCTTCGCCGAAAGTGAATTCTGGTTCTCGCTGATCAAGGTGATCACCATTCTGGCGTTTATCGTGCTGGGTGGTGCAGCCATGTTTGGCCTGATCCCGATGAAAGACGGCACGCCAGCGCCCTTCCTGAGTAACCTGACCTCATCGGGTTGGCTGCCCAATGGAACGTTACCGATCCTGATGACCATGGTAGCGGTCAATTTCGCCTTCTCCGGCACTGAGCTGATCGGCATTGCGGCGGGCGAAACCGAAAATCCGGAAAAAGTGGTGCCCTGGGCTATCCGCACCACGGTGGTCCGCCTGATGGTATTCTTTATCGGTACGGTATTTATTCTGGCAGCGCTGATCCCTATGGAGCAGGCGGGGATCGTGAAAAGCCCGTTTGTCCTGGTCTTTGAGCGCATTGGGGTACCTTATGCCGCCGATATTTTTAACTTCGTGATCCTGACCGCCATTCTCTCGGCCGCCAACTCCGGGCTGTATGCTTCAGGGCGCATGCTGTGGTCGCTGGCCAATCAACGCACCATGCCTGCCTATTTTTCACGGGTGAATGCGCGCGGGATCCCGATGAATGCGTTGACATTCAGTATGCTCGGCGGCGTGCTGGCCCTGTTGACCAGCGTGATCGCTCCCGATACGGTATTTGTCGCACTGTCTGCCATTTCCGGCTTTGCGGTCGTTGCCGTCTGGCTGAGCATCTGTGCCGCCCACTACGTTTTTCGCCGCCGCTATCTGCTCAGCGGTCAACCGATTGAAGGGCTGAAATACCGTGCACCAGGCTATCCGCTGACGCCTATTGTCGGCTTTGCGCTGTGTTTATTGGCCTGTATCGGCCTGGCATTCGACCCAGAGCAACGCGTGGCGCTGTATTGCGGCCTGCCGTTTGTGGCGATCTGCTATCTGGCCTATTACCTGACCCGGCGTTCCGGGCAGAAAAACCTACTGAACACCGGAGAAGAACATGTCGGTTAA
- a CDS encoding TonB family protein — protein sequence MFSQPYGPQAATLPQPRWGRGLLYALGVHLALVLLFYWPQTSLPPVLMPPPAIMLSWATQIEAPSQPKPLPLGLQQQADSSAAQPVQQQREPEMPELARAEAAKIVVAERSKNAHKQQRTAPPKPPTPMEKEQDVTHSAAASTAAPKAQNLAQRVAAPLNSDSTAQAQAKLSWESQVKGMLNRVKRYPADAKRRQRSGAPVVSFVVDAQGRVADVVLKTPSATASLDREALAVILRAQPLPSPPAEMLRQGKIAVTMAVDFNLALL from the coding sequence ATGTTTAGTCAGCCTTATGGCCCTCAGGCGGCAACTCTGCCGCAGCCGCGCTGGGGGCGTGGTTTACTGTATGCGCTAGGCGTCCATCTGGCGCTAGTATTGCTGTTTTACTGGCCGCAAACCTCGCTGCCGCCGGTGCTGATGCCACCGCCGGCGATTATGCTAAGTTGGGCAACGCAGATCGAAGCGCCAAGCCAGCCTAAGCCGTTGCCGCTGGGGTTGCAGCAACAGGCGGATAGTTCGGCGGCACAGCCTGTGCAGCAGCAGCGGGAGCCTGAGATGCCCGAACTGGCACGTGCCGAAGCGGCAAAAATCGTGGTGGCCGAGCGCAGTAAAAATGCGCATAAGCAGCAGCGTACAGCGCCGCCAAAGCCGCCAACTCCGATGGAGAAAGAGCAAGACGTCACGCATTCCGCAGCAGCCAGCACGGCGGCACCCAAGGCGCAAAACCTGGCACAGCGCGTGGCGGCACCGTTAAACAGCGATTCTACCGCGCAGGCACAGGCCAAGCTTTCCTGGGAGAGTCAGGTCAAAGGGATGCTCAACCGGGTGAAGCGCTATCCGGCAGATGCCAAACGGCGTCAGCGTTCGGGGGCTCCGGTGGTGAGTTTCGTGGTGGATGCTCAGGGGCGAGTGGCCGATGTCGTACTGAAAACGCCCTCCGCTACCGCGTCGTTAGATCGTGAAGCGCTGGCGGTGATATTGCGTGCGCAGCCGTTACCTTCGCCACCGGCGGAGATGCTACGCCAAGGCAAGATTGCCGTGACCATGGCAGTGGATTTTAACCTGGCGCTGTTGTAA
- a CDS encoding ChaN family lipoprotein gives MKFLIVFATLVLTACSQGPVSSPKSDITTLGKIVDLRSGETLTPQQLLTRLADQPRVIVGEKHDNPYHHQIELWLVEQLPKLRPQGSVLMEMITPSQQGKVDEVKQWLQTEPTVRDSRVAELTAWQASWKWSLYGDVVMAVMRAPYPLLSANLDRSEIMAFYQRPEFPKGQLSVRPEVQQALAATIRDSHDGKIDAVQLHAMLAIQQQRDRRMAESLLAAPTPALLMVGGYHASRTVGVPLHIQDLQPGAKFTVLMLAEQGVAIDRPMADYLWVTPTAK, from the coding sequence ATGAAATTTTTGATAGTGTTTGCAACGCTGGTGCTTACAGCCTGTAGCCAAGGGCCTGTGTCCTCACCGAAAAGCGACATCACCACGCTAGGCAAGATTGTTGATTTGCGCAGTGGCGAGACATTGACGCCGCAGCAGTTACTGACGCGCCTGGCAGATCAGCCACGGGTGATCGTGGGTGAAAAGCACGACAATCCTTATCACCACCAGATCGAACTGTGGCTGGTAGAGCAATTACCCAAGCTAAGACCGCAGGGCAGCGTGCTGATGGAGATGATCACACCCAGCCAGCAAGGCAAAGTGGATGAAGTAAAGCAGTGGCTGCAAACCGAACCGACGGTACGAGATAGCCGCGTAGCTGAACTGACCGCCTGGCAAGCCAGTTGGAAGTGGTCACTGTATGGCGACGTGGTAATGGCGGTGATGCGTGCACCTTATCCTCTGTTATCCGCCAACCTCGATCGCAGCGAAATCATGGCGTTTTATCAGCGGCCCGAATTCCCCAAAGGCCAGCTCTCCGTGCGGCCAGAAGTCCAGCAGGCGCTCGCCGCCACCATCCGTGATTCCCATGACGGCAAAATTGATGCGGTGCAGCTGCATGCCATGCTTGCCATTCAGCAGCAGCGCGATCGCCGTATGGCCGAAAGTTTACTGGCTGCACCCACCCCGGCACTGCTGATGGTGGGCGGTTATCACGCCTCCAGAACGGTCGGTGTGCCACTGCACATCCAGGATCTGCAGCCCGGTGCCAAATTTACGGTGTTGATGCTGGCAGAGCAGGGCGTGGCCATCGATCGGCCTATGGCGGATTACCTGTGGGTCACGCCAACCGCAAAATGA